A genome region from Candidatus Abyssobacteria bacterium SURF_5 includes the following:
- a CDS encoding methyltransferase domain-containing protein — translation MSSFSGKTTSITKGYGANEWLLVKKPKGQEGHLAIPTKKEIINLYRKRGKRYDFTANLYYLLGFREYAYRKRAVEELGLTQGDTVVEIGCGTGLNFPFLQQKIGPNGKIIGVDLTDAMLAQARKRAEKNGWKNVELVQQDASTFSFPSGVDGIISTFALTLVPGFEQVIRNGCHGLKPGKKWVVLDFKLPSGRLSALVPLAIFITKPFAVTKELAERHPWEAIEKYCKNVRMTELYFGFAYISSGERGDDGC, via the coding sequence ATGTCATCTTTTTCGGGGAAGACAACGAGTATCACAAAAGGTTATGGGGCCAATGAGTGGCTTCTCGTGAAGAAACCAAAAGGACAGGAGGGGCATTTGGCTATTCCAACAAAGAAAGAAATAATCAACCTGTATCGAAAGCGCGGGAAACGGTATGACTTTACCGCAAATCTTTACTATCTGCTCGGTTTCAGAGAATACGCCTATCGGAAGCGGGCTGTGGAAGAACTCGGCTTGACGCAAGGGGATACAGTAGTCGAGATAGGCTGCGGAACAGGATTGAACTTTCCTTTCCTTCAACAAAAAATAGGACCTAACGGGAAAATCATCGGCGTGGACTTGACAGACGCGATGCTTGCCCAAGCTCGAAAGAGGGCAGAAAAGAATGGATGGAAAAACGTTGAACTCGTTCAGCAGGACGCTTCGACGTTTTCTTTTCCATCAGGAGTGGATGGGATTATTTCCACATTTGCGTTGACCCTGGTTCCGGGCTTTGAACAGGTGATTCGCAACGGCTGTCATGGCCTGAAACCGGGGAAAAAATGGGTTGTTCTGGATTTCAAATTGCCATCGGGCCGACTGTCGGCTCTCGTTCCGCTCGCAATCTTTATAACAAAGCCTTTCGCAGTGACAAAGGAACTCGCTGAGCGGCATCCGTGGGAGGCGATTGAGAAATACTGTAAGAACGTCCGGATGACCGAACTCTACTTCGGATTTGCATACATATCTTCGGGCGAGCGGGGAGACGACGGTTGTTGA
- a CDS encoding SHOCT domain-containing protein gives MKFPVRFLLNTFLVGEAEREESGMRAGRILTSILLISLLSGCHARDYWGHMDDRGHGMMDYWYGGILMWIVVLLILGIAVYFIVVAARSGRREAPPTRREETPLEILRVRYAKGEITKEQFEAMKRDLQE, from the coding sequence ATGAAATTTCCAGTTCGATTCCTTCTGAACACCTTTCTTGTCGGTGAAGCGGAACGTGAGGAATCCGGCATGCGAGCAGGTCGCATTCTTACAAGTATTCTGTTGATCTCTTTGCTGTCCGGGTGCCATGCGCGAGACTATTGGGGGCATATGGATGACAGGGGGCATGGGATGATGGATTACTGGTATGGAGGAATCCTCATGTGGATAGTCGTTTTGCTCATCCTTGGCATTGCGGTCTACTTTATTGTTGTTGCCGCGCGATCCGGCCGTCGCGAAGCTCCTCCAACCAGACGCGAAGAGACGCCTCTGGAAATTTTGCGAGTGCGCTATGCGAAGGGCGAGATAACGAAAGAGCAGTTTGAAGCGATGAAGCGTGACCTGCAAGAGTAG
- a CDS encoding universal stress protein, with amino-acid sequence MVFLVYIHHAVTVMMPTAEMMVGNGIQIVLFFIAGAFIGTYSDMRISYGRAISGGNLYSPAVFPAEQKLLVYLDDSGASINAVRYIAHLFKGAPDIRVTPLKVVNTPEAEPSSSNTTRENGNFPAHISSSYEVATLARSLLLESGFQSTSIESKLVDRKNARVSDVLLAEQESGGHSAIVVGRHRLTRSEEFLFGSVAIRLVRQANCPVWVIGDSSSPERVPDTVPAESAPES; translated from the coding sequence GTGGTTTTCCTCGTTTACATCCATCATGCGGTGACGGTCATGATGCCAACCGCGGAAATGATGGTGGGGAATGGGATTCAGATTGTTCTGTTTTTTATCGCAGGCGCCTTCATTGGCACCTATTCCGATATGAGAATCAGCTATGGCCGGGCAATCAGCGGCGGCAACTTATATTCTCCCGCTGTATTCCCGGCGGAACAGAAGCTTCTGGTCTATCTGGACGATTCCGGCGCTTCCATAAATGCCGTCAGGTATATCGCTCACCTGTTCAAGGGTGCTCCGGATATCAGAGTAACGCCTTTAAAAGTGGTTAATACGCCAGAGGCGGAGCCGTCCTCGTCAAATACAACCAGGGAGAACGGAAATTTCCCCGCGCACATCTCATCGAGTTACGAAGTCGCCACCCTGGCGCGTTCACTTCTGTTGGAAAGCGGGTTTCAATCCACAAGCATCGAAAGCAAGCTTGTTGACCGGAAGAACGCTCGTGTTTCAGACGTACTCCTGGCCGAGCAGGAGTCGGGCGGACACAGCGCGATTGTTGTTGGCCGCCACCGTTTGACGCGGTCGGAAGAATTCCTGTTTGGAAGCGTTGCGATCCGTCTTGTCCGTCAAGCAAATTGCCCGGTCTGGGTCATCGGAGACTCGTCGTCGCCGGAGAGAGTCCCGGATACCGTCCCCGCCGAATCCGCCCCGGAAAGCTGA
- the cadA gene encoding cadmium-translocating P-type ATPase — MVADFRRRFWVSLILTIPILFLAEMIQEALGVREQLRFPGDRYVQFVLASIVFFYGGWPFLRGLGEELGEKRPGMMTLIALAITVAYSYSSVVVFGLRGEVFFWELATLIDVMLLGHWIEMRSVMGASGALEELIKIMPADAHVFENGGTRDVPVTELKKGMRVLVKPGEKVPIDGVVVEGRTSVNEAMLTGESKPVEKGEGDTAIGGSINGESAITVEVEKTGEETYLAQVIEMVRKAQESRSRTQDLADRAALLLTIIALSAGTITLAVWLLLGQAFSFSLGRMVTVMVITCPHALGLAIPLVVAVSTAMAAGTGLLIRDRSAFERARKLDAIVFDKTGTLTQGRFGVSDLIPLDNQKAEEMLRLAASIESQSEHPIAEGVVQAANERGVQFPTPKDFKAIPGKGAQALVDGTDVKVVSPGYLNERNMRVKNEQVERIAAQGKTVVYVLLDDRPVGAIALADIIRPESREALHKLKEMGIKVMMVTGDAVAVAKWVASELALDDYFAEVLPDQKAAKIREVKGRGLSVAMTGDGVNDAPALVEADVGIAIGAGTDVAMESADIVLVRSDPRDVAAIIQLSRATYSKMIQNLWWATGYNIVAIPLAAGVLYSAGIILSPAVGAALMSISTVIVAINAKLLERARKDLFVG; from the coding sequence ATGGTGGCCGATTTCCGCCGCCGTTTCTGGGTTTCCCTCATTCTTACGATCCCCATTCTGTTTCTCGCCGAGATGATCCAGGAAGCGCTGGGAGTGCGCGAGCAGTTGAGGTTTCCCGGCGACCGTTACGTCCAATTCGTTTTGGCGAGTATCGTATTTTTCTATGGCGGCTGGCCATTCCTGCGGGGGCTGGGCGAGGAACTCGGCGAGAAGCGGCCGGGAATGATGACACTGATCGCGCTAGCGATTACAGTGGCCTACAGCTACAGCTCGGTCGTGGTGTTCGGCTTGCGCGGAGAAGTATTCTTTTGGGAGTTGGCGACCCTGATCGACGTGATGCTGCTGGGCCACTGGATCGAGATGAGGTCGGTGATGGGAGCATCGGGCGCATTGGAGGAACTCATCAAGATAATGCCGGCGGATGCCCATGTATTCGAGAACGGCGGCACGAGGGACGTGCCGGTGACGGAATTGAAAAAGGGCATGCGGGTGCTGGTGAAGCCGGGCGAAAAGGTTCCGATTGATGGGGTGGTCGTCGAGGGGCGGACATCGGTAAATGAAGCGATGCTGACGGGTGAAAGCAAGCCGGTGGAGAAGGGCGAGGGCGACACGGCGATCGGCGGCTCGATTAACGGAGAGTCCGCAATAACGGTGGAGGTCGAGAAAACAGGCGAAGAAACGTATCTGGCGCAAGTGATCGAGATGGTGCGAAAGGCGCAGGAGTCGCGCTCCAGGACACAGGATCTGGCCGATCGGGCGGCGCTGCTGCTCACAATCATTGCGTTGAGCGCCGGCACTATCACGCTCGCCGTGTGGCTGCTGTTGGGGCAGGCGTTCTCATTCTCATTGGGGCGCATGGTGACGGTTATGGTTATCACGTGCCCGCACGCGCTCGGACTCGCGATCCCGCTCGTGGTCGCGGTTTCGACCGCAATGGCCGCGGGAACGGGGCTGCTGATCCGCGATCGATCGGCATTCGAGCGCGCAAGAAAACTGGATGCGATCGTGTTCGATAAGACCGGCACGCTCACGCAAGGGCGCTTTGGGGTGAGCGATCTCATTCCGCTGGACAACCAAAAGGCGGAGGAAATGCTTCGACTGGCGGCAAGCATTGAAAGCCAATCGGAGCATCCGATAGCGGAGGGCGTTGTCCAGGCGGCAAACGAGAGGGGTGTCCAGTTCCCCACGCCAAAAGATTTCAAGGCGATTCCCGGGAAAGGCGCGCAAGCGCTTGTTGACGGGACCGACGTGAAGGTGGTTAGTCCGGGTTATCTGAATGAGCGGAATATGCGCGTGAAGAATGAGCAGGTCGAGCGGATTGCCGCGCAGGGGAAGACGGTGGTTTACGTGCTGCTCGATGACCGGCCCGTAGGGGCGATCGCACTGGCGGACATAATTCGTCCCGAATCGAGGGAGGCGCTCCACAAGCTCAAGGAGATGGGAATCAAGGTGATGATGGTGACGGGCGACGCCGTCGCCGTAGCCAAATGGGTGGCGTCGGAACTGGCGCTTGACGATTACTTCGCCGAAGTTCTTCCCGATCAGAAGGCGGCCAAGATCAGAGAAGTAAAGGGCCGGGGCCTGTCGGTTGCGATGACGGGCGACGGCGTAAACGATGCGCCGGCTCTGGTGGAGGCGGATGTTGGGATCGCGATCGGAGCGGGCACAGACGTCGCGATGGAATCGGCCGACATCGTGCTGGTGCGGTCGGACCCCCGCGACGTTGCGGCCATTATCCAACTTTCGCGCGCGACCTATTCTAAAATGATCCAGAATCTGTGGTGGGCGACCGGCTATAACATTGTGGCTATTCCGCTCGCGGCCGGCGTGCTGTACTCGGCCGGCATCATTCTCTCGCCCGCCGTCGGCGCGGCATTGATGTCGATTTCCACGGTCATTGTCGCAATCAACGCGAAGCTTCTCGAGCGGGCGCGGAAAGACCTGTTCGTTGGGTGA